In Zingiber officinale cultivar Zhangliang chromosome 6A, Zo_v1.1, whole genome shotgun sequence, a single genomic region encodes these proteins:
- the LOC121993908 gene encoding NAC domain-containing protein 7-like, whose amino-acid sequence MEAFSHVPPGFRFHPTDEELVDYYLRKKVESRRIDLDIIKDVDLYKIEPWDLQEKCKIGVEEQNDWYFFSHKDKKYPTGTRTNRATTAGFWKATGRDKPIYTNNNLIGMRKTLVFYRGRAPNGLKSDWIMHEYRLETNENAPPQEEGWVVCRVFKKKIAAMRIENEHYSSFWYNDYMSLPNFDSTNQHDSHLEMEYHQHHQLFNCKPEVEMHHQLPHDSFLQLPQLESHVYINQASPLQPSNMDEQMHSNKHLQLISTYATDITRDTKEAGENITDWRALDKFVASQLCHDEIYKECIFSNLSADVQTSKKCDGTTKSTSTSNLIEL is encoded by the exons ATGGAAGCCTTTTCTCATGTTCCCCCTGGTTTTCGTTTTCACCCGACTGATGAAGAACTTGTTGATTATTATCTTAGAAAAAAAGTGGAGTCAAGAAGGATTGATCTTGATATTATAAAAGATGtagatttatataaaattgagCCATGGGACCTTCAAG AAAAATGCAAGATAGGAGTAGAAGAACAAAATGATTGGTACTTCTTTAGCCACAAAGACAAGAAGTATCCGACTGGGACTCGTACAAATCGAGCAACAACAGCTGGATTCTGGAAGGCAACGGGAAGAGACAAGCCAATTTATACAAACAACAATTTGATAGGCATGAGGAAGACATTGGTATTCTACAGAGGTCGAGCGCCAAATGGGCTAAAGTCGGACTGGATCATGCATGAGTATCGTCTCGAAACAAATGAGAATGCACCTCCTCAA GAGGAGGGATGGGTTGTGTGTAGGGTTTTTAAGAAGAAAATCGCTGCCATGAGAATTGAAAATGAACACTATTCATCTTTCTGGTATAATGACTACATGTCCTTACCTAATTTCGATTCCACAAATCAACATGACTCACACTTGGAGATGGAATACCACCAACATCATCAACTTTTCAATTGCAAGCCAGAGGTAGAGATGCACCACCAATTGCCGCATGATTCCTTCCTACAACTTCCCCAGCTTGAGAGCCATGTTTACATCAACCAAGCAAGTCCTCTCCAACCATCCAACATGGATGAACAAATGCATTCAAACAAGCACCTTCAACTCATCTCGACATATGCTACTGATATCACCAGAGATACTAAGGAAGCAGGCGAGAATATAACAGATTGGAGGGCTCTTgataagtttgttgcatcacaaCTCTGCCATGATGAGATCTACAAAGAATgcattttctccaatttatcTGCTGAtgttcaaacatcaaaaaagtgTGACGGAACTACCAAATCCACTTCGACTTCCAACTTAATTGAATtgtga